In the Mytilus trossulus isolate FHL-02 chromosome 1, PNRI_Mtr1.1.1.hap1, whole genome shotgun sequence genome, one interval contains:
- the LOC134712431 gene encoding uncharacterized protein LOC134712431, translated as MYRWTVLSFILLSASMFEASKVSENVLKDNKGGEYDVIDVQIGKTDIAIIKKDGVIVADEITSENKEYSIIKYNGTCNVQFYEDPSDDKTCHQAFEDDESIPNDTKAEIKEECGDLDIAYVKAVHCNAEHGIQKRACYYYYYIGRCCRRRWWNKYYCYICWYRTIRCY; from the exons ATGTATAGATGGACAGTTTTATCGTTCATTTTGTTGAGTGCCAGTATGTTTGAAGCATCCAAG GTATCAGAAAACGTATTGAAAGACAATAAAGGTGGGGAATATGACGTCATTGATGTTCAAATTGGCAAAACAGATATTGCAATAATCAAGAAAGATGGTGTTATTGTGGCAGACGAAATTACCAGTGAAAACAAA GAGTATTCAATCATCAAGTACAACGGAACCTGCAATGTTCAGTTTTATGag GACCCTTCAGACGATAAAACATGCCATCAAGCTTTTGAAGATGACGAAAGCATCCCCAATGACACCAAAGCAGAAATCAAAGAAGAATGTGGAGATTTAGATATTGCTTATGTTAAGGCTGTTCATTGTAACGCAg AACACGGCATTCAAAAAAGAGcatgttattattattactacaTTGGTCGATGTTGCAGAAGGAGATGGTGGAACAAATACTACTGTTACATCTGCTGGTACAGAACCATTAGATGTTATTGA